A region of Nostoc sp. 'Peltigera membranacea cyanobiont' N6 DNA encodes the following proteins:
- a CDS encoding DUF4330 domain-containing protein, producing MAILDSKGRLFGKINLLDLGAALVILLVIFGIFIFPGTSGSVAQVGAKTVPIEVDLVVRGLNVRDPEQLFKNGLKKGGKTNVIIRNQPHGEIEIKSIQQLPRTVNVSQPDGTVKELPDPKINNFSADFILTLDGKAQLTDNGPVIGNSKVKIGMPFELEGFNYNFNATVIDIRLKDK from the coding sequence ATGGCTATTTTAGATTCAAAAGGTCGTTTGTTCGGCAAAATTAATCTCCTAGATTTAGGTGCTGCACTAGTAATTTTGCTAGTTATATTTGGCATCTTTATCTTTCCTGGTACTTCTGGTTCTGTTGCCCAAGTTGGCGCGAAAACAGTACCCATAGAAGTAGACTTAGTAGTTCGTGGTTTGAATGTTCGCGACCCCGAACAATTATTCAAGAATGGATTAAAAAAAGGCGGAAAAACTAATGTAATTATCCGCAATCAACCCCACGGAGAAATTGAAATTAAATCCATTCAACAGCTACCTAGAACAGTGAATGTTTCCCAACCTGATGGCACTGTGAAAGAATTACCAGATCCCAAAATCAATAATTTTAGTGCAGATTTTATTTTGACTTTAGATGGCAAAGCCCAGCTTACCGACAATGGCCCAGTTATAGGTAACAGTAAAGTTAAAATTGGAATGCCATTTGAGTTAGAAGGTTTTAATTACAACTTCAATGCAACTGTTATTGATATCAGATTAAAAGACAAATAG
- a CDS encoding M48 family metallopeptidase, whose protein sequence is MFNWKIFVANYRMWRRSWFYPLISVVVALSLCLSTPMPGRALDFLPLLLQGFQAFQLSNISPNQEVDLGKQINQELVGSQVRLYRNPEVNRYVEQVGRRLAANSDRPNLPYTFQIVEDDSINAFATLGGYVYVHTGLLKTADNEAELASVLAHEIGHIGGKHVVKQMQQKALESGLLTAAGLDRSTAVQIGVQLARDLPRSRNNEFEADQRGLRTLTRTGYAQSAMVSFMKKLLNKGGSAPTFLSTHPGTSDRINALRSAINSQPSNGTYGLDNASYKANIRPLARS, encoded by the coding sequence ATGTTCAATTGGAAAATTTTTGTTGCAAATTACCGGATGTGGCGGCGTAGCTGGTTTTATCCTTTAATTTCAGTGGTAGTTGCCCTGAGCCTGTGCCTGAGTACACCCATGCCTGGAAGAGCTTTAGATTTTTTGCCTCTTCTACTCCAAGGATTTCAGGCATTTCAGCTTTCTAATATATCCCCTAACCAAGAAGTCGATCTTGGTAAGCAGATTAATCAGGAATTAGTTGGCAGTCAAGTCCGACTTTACCGCAATCCTGAAGTTAATCGCTATGTGGAACAAGTTGGCCGGCGTTTAGCAGCCAATAGCGATCGCCCCAATCTTCCTTATACTTTCCAAATAGTTGAGGATGACAGCATTAATGCTTTTGCTACCTTGGGTGGCTATGTCTATGTCCACACTGGTTTGTTGAAAACCGCAGATAATGAAGCGGAACTAGCTAGCGTCCTCGCCCACGAAATTGGTCATATTGGCGGGAAACACGTAGTCAAACAGATGCAGCAAAAAGCCCTGGAAAGTGGTCTATTAACAGCAGCAGGCTTAGACAGGAGTACGGCGGTTCAAATTGGTGTCCAGTTAGCGCGAGACTTGCCCCGCAGTCGTAACAATGAATTTGAAGCCGATCAAAGAGGACTACGAACTTTGACACGGACTGGTTACGCCCAGTCTGCAATGGTTTCGTTTATGAAAAAGCTGCTGAATAAGGGTGGTTCTGCACCGACATTTTTGAGTACCCACCCCGGAACTAGCGATCGCATTAATGCCCTCAGAAGTGCAATTAACTCTCAACCTAGTAATGGAACTTATGGCTTGGATAATGCTAGTTATAAAGCTAATATTCGACCATTAGCAAGGTCTTGA
- a CDS encoding metallophosphoesterase family protein → MSETSPRRIVIGDVHGHYEGLMTLLEAIAPTSEDQIYFLGDLIDRGPHSSQVVNFVKRHNYPCLLGNHEQMLLNILTNERTSSPTMQAWLYSGGQATVASYHEASIPDDHLDWFKSLPTYLDLGDIWLTHAGVDPSKSVTEQTAEELCWIREEFHSIEKPYFPDKLIIIGHTITFTLPGVSPGKLAQGQGWLDIDTGAYHPRSGWLTGLDVTNNLVYQVNIFKDYIRTLPLEEVVITVNPAKIKVDRRNRN, encoded by the coding sequence ATGAGCGAAACTAGCCCCAGACGAATTGTTATTGGGGATGTACATGGACACTATGAAGGTTTGATGACTTTGTTGGAGGCGATCGCTCCTACGTCAGAGGATCAAATCTATTTTTTGGGAGACTTAATCGATCGCGGGCCTCATAGCTCACAAGTAGTTAATTTTGTCAAACGACATAACTACCCATGTTTGCTGGGAAATCATGAGCAGATGTTATTAAACATTCTGACTAATGAAAGAACTTCCTCCCCGACGATGCAAGCGTGGTTGTACAGTGGGGGGCAAGCTACCGTAGCCAGTTATCACGAGGCTTCAATCCCTGACGATCATCTGGATTGGTTCAAGAGTTTGCCAACATATCTCGACTTGGGCGATATTTGGTTAACTCATGCTGGTGTTGACCCTTCTAAGTCGGTTACAGAACAAACTGCCGAGGAACTCTGCTGGATACGAGAGGAATTTCACAGTATTGAAAAACCCTACTTTCCAGATAAGCTCATTATCATCGGTCACACCATTACCTTTACTCTGCCAGGTGTTTCTCCTGGTAAATTGGCACAAGGACAGGGATGGCTAGACATAGATACTGGCGCTTATCATCCCCGGAGTGGCTGGTTGACTGGACTGGATGTGACAAATAACCTGGTTTATCAAGTAAACATTTTTAAAGACTATATCCGTACCCTCCCTTTAGAAGAAGTTGTAATTACCGTTAATCCAGCCAAAATCAAAGTCGATCGCCGCAATCGGAATTGA